tatatcggttgagtttgtaaccgtgaTCTATAAAATAGccacctattttaactattaaaacaagtgtttaacctacgtgagcatgcaacttatctttgtggattttaatgtctaattcaatttcataacaacttataaagtagacatgctttgcatccataacacatatcaaaggcattcaatatttaatataacacttatattaaataaaaaaaaatcctaaacatgcatactatacaaTATAACAATTTGTCATATatataatgcatgtaacatgctttctatggtgggattttaaatctaaatagcacactatatgcacaaacatgtttaaatttaaatacaacatacaccacatgcataattatttaaacaatactgatatggttcaactttggcatcctaagcaagcaaaataactaatttattacaaaataggtacaaaaaaaactttaatttgaTGTAAAACCGCTCGACTCGACCTCGAACCGCTCGAATCGGACCTTCAAAACTTCTAAAAGTGTTGAATTGGTCCAAGGACGGCTGAACCAAACTGGATTGGAAGAAAACCAGTCAAACCGAACCTCACTCGTGCAAACCGGCTTGAACCGCGCGTTGCGGGCTGCAACAAGAACAACGTTGCAATACGCAAagagcagcattgcaacgttgcatGGGCAGAAAGCTGCtctccaatttttgcttctcaaccttgcttgcttcaatctccaaattacaacttaatttcgactataatgactccaaataaactacagactctagagcacacatataaattcatcaaacaatagtcaattacaaatttaatttaggaatcaaagagaaatataaTGTCAAATCTGAAAAAACACCATATCAGTCCACAAAACATGCAACCTTAGAAATTCAACCACCAAACTTAAATTAACgctaattgagtgcttaaatcacactctgatatcaattgacaGGATATATTAACATGCAACGAAAGtaaatagaatcaataagcattctaattacatttaatttgagttctaaaagcatgcattgacagaaatttcaaaagaaggTTTCTTtgtaacatacctttgatgaactctcccaATTCCCAACTGTTGTTCCCGAATCCTCAACTCCAATTtttcagtgaaccaccaagagatcttctcaatttgaatttaaaagttGGAAATTAAGAGTTTAGTGGAAATTTCCCACAAACTCATTTAGTAGGAGGTGTTTTCCTCTTAATCACACCACCTAGCcacttaaatcatgcaattggAGTTGGCATAAACTCAGTTCTATTGTGCTTGCATGAAGAGAGTTaataaaactcttcaatttgagTTTTTTAGTAGTGatgacagaaaaaaaaaaaaaaaaaagttttttctgcatcttcttccttcaaacccatttttcccttcacaaattcattcTAATTTGGAGTTCCACCAATCAAATTCAAGGCTAaaaatagtaaagaagatctcttAATGGTTCACTGAAGAATTGGGGCTGAGAATTCGTGGAGAGCAAGTTGAAATTAAGAGAAtccatcaaaggtatgttgcaAAGAAACCTTCTTCTGAAGTTTCTGTTAATGCATGCTtttataactaaaattaaatgtaattatagtacttattgattttgtttgcttccgtTGTATGTTAATATATCCTATTAAAATGTCTAGCCAAAAGTCTTCTATGTTTATCCATCATCAATCCACATGCATCACTCATTGTAAAAACAGGATGCATCAAATATAGGATATTGTGACATCCTTAAACAGTCTACTAATGGTCAAGAACAACTAGTTAGATATCATTCAGATATCTGACtaggattttaaaaaaaaaattattcaaccataaaaagagagagaaagagagaaagagagggaTTTTATCAATTGTTTTATGCATAAACATATTCCAAATTGATTTAATCAACAAAAGTTTTCAGTACTTGTTGATTGCAAGCAACGACATAtgttttacaaaataatattaaaaatctaGCTTCTCAACAAATTTTTGCCAAATGGCAAGCAATACTTTGTTGTTCTGATTTCAAAGTTGAAGCTATATAAGGAAGTACAAACTCCCTTCCTGATTACCTCACTAGAGAATTTCTTCAAGACAAGAGAGAAAAGGAAAGTGAAGGAGGGAAGGAAAACAAAAGATGAATCCTACAATcaagaaaggagaaaaaagggaaaatgatCAAGAGCAATGTCCTACACCTCCTCACACTAAGTCTCATACTCTCGAGCAAGGAGAGTCGTCAAAATCAATGGATGATCTGAAAGGAAACAATCCTCAACCCATacaattatcaaataaatttcaaattttgggatCTTCGATCCCTTCGAGACCTTATTCCTTGACAATCAACTATACTCAAATAAAAATTGAGGAGTCATCTACTCCTTCTACTACATATGTCCAgactattacaaaattttagatggGAGAAGAGGTTTTTGTGTTAATAGTTTGATATGAAGAGGATGTAATGTTTTCATACTATGTCCTATATTTCATCCAAtggaagaaatatatatttattataagtTTTTCCATTGTTTTGTAGAGTTCGTCACGAATCTCACTTTATTCAACTTTGTTAAAGgattcaaaaaatatatttcttaagaGTTTCCTTTTGCCGGACCAATTCTTTATCtagttttattttgttaattgtaAAGAGTTTGGAAATAACATTTAGTTGATTAATATTTTACATATCAAAATGAGTTGGAGATAAAATTAGATCCTTATCTTTTATATAAAAAGGTTATGGTATTGTATTATCAAACCACACTCCTTGGAGGTTTATAAAAGTACTTGGTTGAGCAGGTTCATAAGTAGTAAAATCCGGGAAGTTCTGGTCTTGAAGACTTGAATTGTATTTCTATAgttccatcttcattttcaatactttgggttaattttggattttcaaTCAATGGTTTAAAGGCGTTTTCTAAATTCAATATGGGATTATGAGTAATTTGATTCTAAGATAACATTATTGGAGTAAAAGTATTTGAGTATTCAGTATTAGCTTCCATTAGAAGGGTTTGATCTTTAGGAGAAGTCCTAAAAGCTTTAGAGGATAAATTTGTATGCATTAATTTATAATGTATTAGAAATATTCCCACCATGGACCCAGTTTGTGGTTCCCAAtccatatttaaaattttaatatcaagTATTAAAGATTGAAGTATATTTTGAATCGCTTAATGAAACTGAAAAGTTTGGATAATAATTAAAGTAAACTAGtcatttttcaatatttgattCAACTATAAAGAGTACTGAATTTGAAAAGTTTCCATATCTTTTATCACGTAATAGTAATAGTATTGGGGTATCAATTCTATACTATAAAGAGTTTTATGGCAATTTGAACTAATTCtatatgaagaaatttatatttccCTTGATGTTGAATAATTGATTGTCTAGAAAATAAGGGAAGAGTTTGTGAAATATTATTTATTGGAACTAATTGTTTTGTTGTTTTAGTCccataattttgaataaaataatattttcctaTTTGATAGATAGTTTTAACCGTtggatttagtgtcctaaatctcgttcATTTTGTAGTCTGTAattttgtaaatacaaattatttatttaataaaataagcaccattttatttgacatttagatagcattaactcaatccaataaactaagattcatggtcatttaataaaagttgaacagtatgtggtagacatacaagtggatcgtgttcaaGTAATGACCTAAAAGGTTTGCAGTATATGGTAAAGGTAGGGTGCCTTGTCCTGGTGACATtgcagatacgacccactttataattgttacatgagttgtaagtgttacaaacaatatgatccatattgttcatgtggagacatgtgagtgaggtattctatataaagagtttatataagactagaccacgaaatgattagttttttagtataacactgttgattaaagaaattaacttttcactatgatgaccataggtaacttgactttaatcttgagtgagttgtgaacttttgtcAATGAGGGCaaacctttgatttgtatgggtgaattGACCTTTTCGCTagctcaatatgtctaccattttaggaTTTGTTCAAATAAGGAGTTgggaatataattatacaagatggaattcactccttcatgTAGAaaaggaaagtagataaattgctcatttaatagttgattctaggtcttgaatcatgagaccccaccctctcatgggCCCGATAGGGGTTAgtttataattggactatgaatTTTTTGTtcaggagttaaatgtaactacatgagtaaaacggtaattttgtcCTAGCTTTAGCTatgagaaatttatgaagagtcAACTTactattaattggttatatccaatgaacacataaatatatctacagtgtgaatAGTACAACTATTAGTgaagtgattgacagttaatagatgttgattAACCTGATTCAAAGGGTTAGTTggttaatctcgtatcattggagcttctaatctgtaggtccaataAGTCccattgttagctcactaagaATAGAAAGAAGGAATAATTgattttagaataatttgaattgttcgaattaactATGGAAATTTAAGTAAGTAATTATATTAATctgattaatataatgtataatgtatgttgatacatcatcatatttataattaaaactatatattatgtgagagaaaaatatttgaacaagattaaaatattttagatagattttattctattgattaaaatttactatgaatttgattcaaattaaaactatagattaaaatagGAGGTTGCAttataatgtgattataaatgCATATAATATGGTCACTAATAGTTATATTAACTATATTGTTaacattataataatattaattatattaaatataatattaatgtttaataaaataactcctCGCTAAGGGAGTTTTTTTGCACAATGTGGGGAGGGAGTTAATGTAACTCTCCCCTTCCCCTCTTTCTTTATCTCCCCGTGAAACATAGAGATATTGGACTCTCTCTGATCGCTCTAGAGATTTTGCTCTCACTCTTTCTCACAAATTTTCCTCTGTCAAAACTCACAGAAGCCCACACTTTAATCCTTGTGTCCTAAGAATAACAAGGACTCCATATTGGTAGTATTCTTATTGGGTAGAACAATTTATGGGTTTTCACATAACTTTGTTCGTGACATTAGAAGGGGAATTTCGTGAAGATTTGGTTTTTCTAGAACACATTATAATTTACAACGACACATGTCATATTGGTGGTGTTCTCTATGATTATTCGCTTCCGCATtaggattcaatcccttcattaACATCTATTTTTGGTATGGTTCAAGTAGAGGCTTCTTTCTATTCTTGCTATTTGAAACTCTCGACTATTAACTATAGAAAGTTGAGAATTATTTGAATAATCTTCTATTgtgtttgaaattttttgttGTATAGGTTTTAGTGAGTATTTTTCCAATTAACTTAGACATTAAAAAACTTAAAGCTTATTATCTCATTAAGATTCTAATTATCTGTTGTGATGAGTAAACAAGATGCTAAAATTCTATAACAATGGAATACCAAGCTTACTAATGCTCTTATTATTCTACTGTGGGAACACAAGGTTTACCAAAGTGTCATTCAATAGAATTAATTAGCAAAACTTGATTATTATCACAAATGATATTTAGAATAATATTAAGACAAAGGTTAATAAATCCTCAATGCTACGCTAATGGGAATAGTACACCCTACTAATGATGTTGTCTCTAATACCAATATGATGTCGTGTCACGTGGGACAAGAGGTGGATATATGGAAGCATGAGGTGGCATCGAAGAACATGTGAATACTTGCATACTTGATACGTGGCATTGTGGGAAATGATGAATATGTGCAATAGAAAATTAACTATGTAAATGATGAATATGTGGGAAATGATGAAATGGTGGATTTTgaaaaatctaaatataataaagaaacaagatttatttaaagtAGATGTTGGAAATTCAAAACATGCTAAGCAATTACTGGAATGTTGTAACGTGGAGAAAAGAAgaacttttattgaaaatttttacagagtacaagtttttttttcctctcaaagCAAAATCCtgaaaagattgaaaaaaaactTCTGCATCTTGATACCAACTAAGCTTTCTTTATATACAAATGAGAAGCTTTTATAATTTACGACGACACGTTACATTTTACACAACAGGTCAAAAGACACATATAAAATTGATGGATAGTATTGCAAGTATTAAAGATATAGGaatatttcaaaatcaaattttaaaatttaatgttgttattattattattatgagaGGATAAGTTTAtcgatttattattattagaaaaattattttaaataataaaattgtcgaaaatatttataatattttgatattGATAGTGAAATTTTAATTCACCGTATTTTTTCCATTCATTCATTTTTCACGCGGCTTATATATAAAGTTGACCCGTTCCAATTGCAAGACAATTACCGGCAATATTCTCAACTTGACGCCTGAGTGGATTGGCCGCGTGAAGCTCAGACGCCAAGAAAACAGTCGCAACTTTCCTGTCGCGGCCATAAACTCCGATCATGTATCATCCTACTAGAGGCGGCGTTCGTGGCGGTCGAGATCGTAAGCTACTCCATATCTTCTATTATTTCCACTTTGTCTATCGCCTTCCTCTCTTTTCGTCGTCAATGGAATAGGTTTTAGAGGGACTCAATTGTCAAATTCGAGAACCTTTTTGGATTTGAGTCCCCTGTCTAGGGTTATTCCTTTTGCTACTCTGATATTCCGATTCGTGTTTCTTTATTGGGTGATTGTTTTCGTTTCGGAAAAGCTTACTAGGGTTTCTGGGTTGGTGGTTCTAAACAGCCGTCGATTCGCATTCATTTATAGATTTGAAGGCGCCTTGTGAATTGGACAGGAAGTTTAGATGCAGTATTAAGATTTCGATGAATTGTTAGTTTGGCGGTAGTTTATGTAGTTATGTACGTCTATTGTGGTGAATGTAGTCAAGTGTTGGGTCGTAAGGATTTTAGGGCTTGCTAGTTTTTGAGTGGTTGCGTTGGGTTtctggtatttttttttttgttcaatatTTGATGTTCGTGTCGGCAATAGCTTTAAACAGCTATATCTTCGCGTTCCTTGAGTGATAATCGTTctgtttttcttccttttctcctCCTAAAACATCGTTAGGTTTCTGTCTTGACTCTGTATCTTCCCGTCTCTTATAGGACTTCTGTAACGAGTGAATTCAAAAGGGTTATCGGAGTTAGACGTTATAACAAATGTCTGTAGTTTGTGAGCAGACAACCATATGACTGGATTGAGGCTAGAGTGTGTAATGATGCATTCCTATGCTTCAACGTGCACAATCATATACGAGAATggtgtttttcttttatgttttttcccCTTCTCCTTTCTCcgtttcttttttattctcaGATGATTTATATTTACTCGTTGATGAGTATAGTCCCAACCTCTCTATGTTAACTCTATATATCTGGAAAATACTGCTTGATATGACATTTGGTAGTTAAGAAAGGCATGATTACTCATAAGGGTGGAAGGATTTCCTTGACACTAAATGTTGTAGGGTCAGACGAGTTGTCCCGTGAGATTAGTCGAGATACATGTAACCTGACCTAAACCCTCATGGATATAGAAAAAGGGTGCAAGGATTTATTTCAAGCCCTATGACCTCTTGTTTATCCATTACATATCTCTTTCTTTAACCAATGTATCCATTGTCCAACCTTTCAGATTGTTGAATTGGCAAACAATTAGTGCACCTGTTGAAGTATCTTTCCTGAATTTAGCAAGCGACTCTCTACCATATGGGATTTTGCTCATTCagtgcctttttttttttttttgtactatCTTGATGTGCAGAATTTAGTTGGGAAGATGTGAAAGTTGATAAACACAGGGAAAACTTCCTTGGCCACAGCATCAAAGCTCCTGTTGGAAGATGGCAAAAAGGTAAGGTATCATTGCGAAAGCCCACTGTGGTTATGTGATGTATGTAAGTTGAGCATTTAATCAAATGATTTTCTTTGTATAAGGCATTAGATTGCTCAATTGAAAAACTATTTGCTTTGTTTGATTGTACAGGGTGTCCTTAAATGCAGTTGTAATCTGTTTTCATTACTTgggttcttttttctttatacatagatatatacatatatatgtatacacatacatatatactacatatatatacatacatatattcacatatgtacatatatacatacatatatatacatatgcaCACACGCGTGtgcacatacatacatatatttggTAATTTGGGAGGCACATTATTTCTCTtgttttcttcaatttgcaAACTATTTTGGCCAATTTTGCATTTCTACTTGTATATACATCAAATGGCTTGAATTAGAAGGCACTTATTCATGCTGATTTTTATTGTTAGTTGTGGGTCATCCCTCTCATATTCTTGTACCTGGAATTGTTTGcttgaaaaaaaatgttataataagacattttatttttcaataacttAACAGGGAAAGATCTACACTGGTATGCACGGGATAAAAAGTCAAGTTTGGATGTGGATCATGCAAAGGAGGAGATAAAGTTGATCAAGGAGCAGGAGGAACAGGCGATGAGGGAGGCTCTTGGTTTAGCTCCTAAAACTTCTGGCAGATCTCATGGTAATCGCCTTGATAAGCACGAATTCTCAGAACTTGTGAAGCGAGGCAGCACGGCAGAAGACTTGGGCGCGGGCCATGCTGAAGCTGCACGGGTTCAGGGTCTTGGTTTTTTGAGGTTAGAAATTATATAAGGAATTGATACTTATTTGTTGTTTTTATCCTCTTGATACAGTTTCAATCATATGGAATTTTCCCTTTTACCTGGATGTGCGGTATCAAAGTTAGGGATGAATGGAAACTTTGCCCATCAATCAACTATCAGAATTGAATCGCCTCTTTGTAGATACGACCATGGGGATTTTAACCAAGTTTAACTAAACAGTCTGGCTAGGCAGTGTTCAaagattaaaaggaaattatttttgttagtggtttaaaatttgtaaatggtCCCAAACCTAAATTCACTATTTCGTTAGCATCAACATGTCTTGCATTTTGTACTGCCTACTCTGGTCTAACTATTCctgttatatttttatctttggcCTTGTTGCAGAGCACCTCGTGCATGGGAAGAATCTAGTTCTCTTCCGCATACTCAAATGGGCACCTCTGCTGGTCTGGAGAAAACGGATGTCCCTGACCTGCCTGCTAGGAATACAAAAGAAGAGGAAGTGGAGGATGAAAAGAACAGCAAGAAAAGGAGGCGTGAAGAGAGACGGGAGAGGCATGAAGAGAGACGTGAGAGGCGTGAAGAGAGACGTGAAAGGCGTGAGAAACATGAGAAGTATGAGAAGAGACACTCTCGTGATTCCAATGATAGGAAGAAACGGAGTAGAGACAAAGAAAGGGGAAGACACGACTCTGATTGAACACAAGGATCATGGTTCACACTATGCCATATACTCTGTAACTTGACATGGGATGAACATCATCCATTACTAGAAATTCATTGAGTGTGTGCCGACTGATTATTTACTCTGCATTTACATTCCATGTATTAATGGTAGTTCTATAAGGGTCAAAATCCCCAATGTTCAGTTACATAATTGTCATTTCTCTGACTTCAAGTTGTAGGTACTGTTCTTCAATCTCCAGGTTCATTGGGCTCTTCCATCTCCAAATGGTCTTTGCTTTAGTGGCTCTCATATGGCTGGTGATGAAGAAGCTGACTCCTTTTAGTAAGAGTGTAAATCTTCTTTTCTGTAATCTCTGATTTCTTTAGATTataatctttaatcaaattcaaaccGTTCAGTTCCACTGAGcttagttttgaattttttgttagATGACTGTGATCCGGAAAATGGTTATACTTTGATCTTATGACTTCAAAAAGCCCTTATTTAGAGTTGATATTTGAGGATTTGATGAGATAGAGATGCAAAAATGGACGTTTCTTGAGATTCATTGGAAGTCTCCCATGGACCAACTATATGAATGGTGAAAAGCTATTGTATACAAATTACAAGGAATGACCTTACTTGAACAGGATCTGTTctatatattgtatatttaaCCTGTTCTATAGGTTGTATAATTGTGTCCGAGTTCTTAGGTATACAGATTACTGGAGAAATTTCTTCCTACCCTTCCATCAACTTTAGATTTAATTTCACCTTTTATTGTGTTGGAAATTTTTTCAATGTAGCATGTTTGATGACTATCTATCTGTAACTCTTGTTATTCTTATGTAATAGTTATCCACCTTTAAAAACTGATGATTCAATTGGCAGAGAGGATTTTTGGGGAAGATAGACAGGAATTTTCTTTGTTCGTGTTTACAATTTGACAATTTTATAAACAAGTAAAGAAATTGTTTCTAAACTAAttcaatatttttcaaatagaaaatggaaaaacaaagTAGTATTGCTCgtctttttaagtacaattgGCGTAAGAGGATTTGAACCATAGATTTTGTGGTTATTAGCACGCTCAAATGTCATAGCTCAGTTTGACATATTGCAAGTTCATTTTCATAGGTTTGTATTTGTTAATGTGGAATATATGTCATGTTAGAGATTATGGAATTAATAATTTGACTAATGGTTTCTTCCTTTTTAATTAGGTccataactttttttaattacaagtttaatcttTCCATTTTTGAACATACGATCCACGTATAAATTTATACTCATATACTCTTCGATGACaagctttcatttttttatctCTTCGAATGATgagctttcattttttttttgttccgaTTTATGAATATGTCCCATAAGCTCTCTCCAGGTTTAGTCTTCATTTCATGTGTTTTTGAGAACTATTTGGCATTTTTCAAAAACGATAGAACTTCGGAAGGTTCACCGATTTGCGAGTAATGTAATTTATATCAAGCTTTAAATTCATTTAGCCAACGTGATTGAACATAACCCACCTAAAATGTCCACAAAAGtatcataaaatatatttacaatcgAAATGGGAATTACTCATTGTTCATTGCAAATCTAGCATAGTTCACATGAAATTTTCATacgaaaatatcatttaaaaagTAATGTGCCTTGGACGAGTTCTATCTGGTTTGGAGACAATATCTCCAGACACTCCTCCATTTTTTGGCTAGTCATTCGAAATTGCTTGCAGTCTTGTGATCGTGCTTGTTGGTGGTGTTCTGATATCTCTAGTGATCTTGGTGTATTTGTGTATTCGTGGAGTTGGGTCTAAAGATTATTTTGTGGGATGATTTGCTTTTGTCGAGTTGATATTTTCATAAGATTTCGCATTGGGATACGAAGTTCACTTAGATTTGTCAGTTTGGCTTTGGGAAGCGATTGAGGCATAAAGTTTGGAGAGTTGCTTGGTGTGCAGTTACCTACTATATTTGGCATGAGCGTAATTTAAGAGTTCATGGTGCTACCATTTGGCTGCCCCATATGATTAATTTGACTGTTCGGTCTGagatttttatttgttattctAAGTGGGTTGGACTTCTCTTGTGAGGACCAATGGGAACTCTTCGTGTTGAgacattttctcttttattttttttccttgtatTATTGGTTTTTGCCTTATTTTGTCTATTCTTCTATTATGTTTTGCTTGTGCCTTGACTTCAAGGTGTGAGctcattctctctttttagcaatatgttatatttgtaaaataataatagtaataataataaaaagcaTACATGAGTTTGAGGTAAAATAGTTGAGGTATGAGATCTAGAGAGTCGTTTGGCATGCAATTATCTATCATATTTGGCGTAAACATAATGTTTGTGTCTAGGGAAACAGAGTTACCTTGTGTCCTTGTAAGTGGCTTGGGCTTCTATTGAGAGGCTCAAGTAGGCTTTTCTCCTTGAGACATTTTTCTagtgaaataaaattaaagacgttaatgttgggttttacatcctaaaactcgtagatagtaaatgcaACATTTGACCAATCattaataaaatgttattgatgtttatttcaataaattgttattgttttatcttgcctaaataaccatgatccaataaactaacatcgtAAGTTgttgtatgagtcttgaactgtatgtggagacatatggggatcaatgttcaagatacaacttaAAGGggctatagtatagggataagatttggtaccttatcctggtaacactttggttacgacccattttgtatttgatacaaacacaatgatccaacgctTTCGTGTAAGGCACATgcgagtggggtatcctatacaatgagttcacataagactggacctcgaaatagtaaTTGATAGATGTAACGCCtttaactagttaggtttctatttcattaggatgacctaggcaacttggTTTCtacttgatttgtatgggtgagagtggcaagttcatcgactcaataagcctaccattttggggataagaccgagtggagagctgggaacataattacacaatatggaattaaCTCATTCCTGATTTGTAAGTAGAAAAATGTTCCCAAGTAGTGTCTCTCAACCTTGAGcaaagggtcctaccctctcactggctcgagaggggttttgTTTGATGGTTGGAACACAAATAGggtgttcattagaggagcattgaTACTTAAGAACGTAGAGGTAACTCAGGGgtaaaaacggtaatttggtccagctggtgttacaaacactcatgaaggactaacttgctgttaatCGTCAATATCagtgaacacaaaaatatatctgcagtgataatagtgcaactgtgggtcatagt
This genomic window from Benincasa hispida cultivar B227 chromosome 4, ASM972705v1, whole genome shotgun sequence contains:
- the LOC120076551 gene encoding multiple myeloma tumor-associated protein 2 homolog isoform X2; the encoded protein is MYHPTRGGVRGGRDQFSWEDVKVDKHRENFLGHSIKAPVGRWQKGKDLHWYARDKKSSLDVDHAKEEIKLIKEQEEQAMREALGLAPKTSGRSHGNRLDKHEFSELVKRGSTAEDLGAGHAEAARVQGLGFLRAPRAWEESSSLPHTQMGTSAGLEKTDVPDLPARNTKEEEVEDEKNSKKRRREERRERHEERRERREERRERREKHEKYEKRHSRDSNDRKKRSRDKERGRHDSD
- the LOC120076551 gene encoding multiple myeloma tumor-associated protein 2 homolog isoform X1; the encoded protein is MTGLRLECVMMHSYASTCTIIYENEFSWEDVKVDKHRENFLGHSIKAPVGRWQKGKDLHWYARDKKSSLDVDHAKEEIKLIKEQEEQAMREALGLAPKTSGRSHGNRLDKHEFSELVKRGSTAEDLGAGHAEAARVQGLGFLRAPRAWEESSSLPHTQMGTSAGLEKTDVPDLPARNTKEEEVEDEKNSKKRRREERRERHEERRERREERRERREKHEKYEKRHSRDSNDRKKRSRDKERGRHDSD